A genomic region of Venturia canescens isolate UGA chromosome 9, ASM1945775v1, whole genome shotgun sequence contains the following coding sequences:
- the LOC122416586 gene encoding uncharacterized protein: MQHEDHLGKLELASRLVQLHHRRLSNSGLPFVGAICPAADKTYHQSGVNVVGSLDGQGPEPNTVGEQIKGLPNLQETRDPYNAIVILNDRVKRDKAMTMEERRKKQEQNDRRTTIGLAARQADANHDRAVQQAHQFVNQVMNFQRQGMNLRNATERVIMQNPEATVNIMRHGNNARRH, encoded by the exons ATGCAGCACGAGGATCACTTAGGGAAATTGGAGTTGGCGAGCCGGCTTG TTCAACTTCATCATCGGAGACTCTCGAACTCGGGGTTACCATTCGTTGGTGCCATCTGTCCAGCAGCTGACAAAACTTACCACCAGTCG GGAGTAAACGTCGTCGGAAGTCTCGATGGGCAAGGG CCAGAGCCTAACACGGTTGGTGAACAAATAAAAGGACTGCCAAACCTGCAAGAAACGAGAGATCCGTACAATGCTATCGTAATCCTGAACGACAGAGTGAAAAGAGACAAAGCCATGACTatggaagaaagaagaaaaaaacaggagCAAAATGATCGGCGCACAACCATAGGGCTGGCTGCTAGGCAGGCGGATGCTAATCACGACCGCGCAGTACAGCAAGCCCATCAATTTGTGAATCaagtaatgaattttcaaagacAAGGCATGAATTTGCGAAACGCAACGGAGCGTGTGATAATGCAGAATCCAGAGGCGACTGTAAATATCATGCGCCATGGAAACAATGCTCGTCGTCACTGA